A window of the Linepithema humile isolate Giens D197 chromosome 4, Lhum_UNIL_v1.0, whole genome shotgun sequence genome harbors these coding sequences:
- the msi gene encoding RNA-binding protein Musashi homolog 2 isoform X1, whose amino-acid sequence MAAASFPPNFSNVGVLENCAGMEATNGAIEHDFHNTLVPINGSHSGSSGRSTPNGGDPAPGKLFVGGLSWQTSSERLREYFGVFGTVTDVLIMKDPVTQRSRGFGFITFAEPGSVDKVLKCPIHTLDGKKIDPKHATPKNRAKQANRTKKIFVGGVSQDTSSDEVKAYFNQFGKVEETVMLMDQQTKRHRGFGFVTFENEDVVDRVCEIHFHTIKNKKVECKKAQPKEAVQPGALALGKRVVLGALGVRLAPQPPLPVAAAASQLVAAQAQAAQVQAAAAAAAAQVQNAVAGYGKLFAATGGYPALSAYRYAPYPIPAAMAAAAAAAAPTGPTAQAPAPGAAAAAAAAAAAASSPAAAAAAAAAPGNPYQGYSLTNVDMSSFQGVDWGSMYGMGMYV is encoded by the exons CGCCGGCATGGAGGCGACAAACGGAGCGATCGAGCACGACTTCCACAACACGTTGGTGCCGATAAACGGTAGCCATTCAGGCAGCTCCGGCAGGAGTACGCCGAACGGCGGCGACCCGGCACCCGGCAAGCTCTTTGTGGGCGGCCTTTCCTGGCAGACGAGCAGCGAGAGACTGCGGGAATATTTCGGCGTGTTCGGCACTGTCACCGATGTCCTCATCATGAAGGATCCGGTCACGCAG CGTAGCCGCGGTTTCGGCTTCATCACGTTCGCCGAGCCCGGCAGCGTGGACAAAGTCCTCAAGTGTCCCATCCACACCCTGGATGGCAAGAAGATCGATCCGAAGCACGCGACGCCGAAGAATCGCGCGAAACAGGCCAATCGCACGAAGAAGATCTTCGTGGGCGGTGTCAGTCAGGACACGAGCAGCGACGAGGTCAAGGCCTACTTCAATCAATTCGGCAAGGTGGAGGAGACAGTGATGCTGATGGATCAGCAAACGAAGCGCCACCGCGGCTTCGGCTTCGTCACATTCGAGAATGAAGATGTGGTGGACCGGGTGTGCGAGATACACTTCCACACGATCAAGAACAAGAAGGTCGAGTGCAAGAAAGCTCAGCCGAAGGAGGCGGTGCAGCCGGGCGCGCTCGCCCTCGGCAAGCGGGTAGTGCTCGGGGCGCTGGGCGTGCGGCTGGCGCCGCAACCGCCGTTGCCGGTCGCGGCGGCGGCCTCGCAGCTGGTGGCCGCGCAAGCACAGGCGGCGCAGGTGCAGGCtgccgcggcggcggcggcggcgcagGTGCAAAACGCAGTGGCGGGTTACGGCAAACTCTTCGCAGCGACCGGCGGCTATCCCGCACTCTCGGCGTATCGATACGCGCCCTATCCGATACCGGCGGCGATGGCGGCTGccgcggcggcagcggcgccGACCGGCCCGACGGCACAGGCGCCGGCACCCGGTGCGGCCGCGGCCGCGGCCGCCGCCGCGGCAGCGGCGTCGTCGCCTGCCgcggccgccgccgctgccgcggCGCCTGGCAATCCCTATCAGGGCTACTCGCTCACCAACGTCGACATGTCGAGCTTCCAGGGCGTCGACTGGGGTTCCATGTACGGGATGGGAATGTACGTTTAA
- the msi gene encoding RNA-binding protein Musashi homolog 2 isoform X2, translating to MFPYATFPAVGAGMEATNGAIEHDFHNTLVPINGSHSGSSGRSTPNGGDPAPGKLFVGGLSWQTSSERLREYFGVFGTVTDVLIMKDPVTQRSRGFGFITFAEPGSVDKVLKCPIHTLDGKKIDPKHATPKNRAKQANRTKKIFVGGVSQDTSSDEVKAYFNQFGKVEETVMLMDQQTKRHRGFGFVTFENEDVVDRVCEIHFHTIKNKKVECKKAQPKEAVQPGALALGKRVVLGALGVRLAPQPPLPVAAAASQLVAAQAQAAQVQAAAAAAAAQVQNAVAGYGKLFAATGGYPALSAYRYAPYPIPAAMAAAAAAAAPTGPTAQAPAPGAAAAAAAAAAAASSPAAAAAAAAAPGNPYQGYSLTNVDMSSFQGVDWGSMYGMGMYV from the exons CGCCGGCATGGAGGCGACAAACGGAGCGATCGAGCACGACTTCCACAACACGTTGGTGCCGATAAACGGTAGCCATTCAGGCAGCTCCGGCAGGAGTACGCCGAACGGCGGCGACCCGGCACCCGGCAAGCTCTTTGTGGGCGGCCTTTCCTGGCAGACGAGCAGCGAGAGACTGCGGGAATATTTCGGCGTGTTCGGCACTGTCACCGATGTCCTCATCATGAAGGATCCGGTCACGCAG CGTAGCCGCGGTTTCGGCTTCATCACGTTCGCCGAGCCCGGCAGCGTGGACAAAGTCCTCAAGTGTCCCATCCACACCCTGGATGGCAAGAAGATCGATCCGAAGCACGCGACGCCGAAGAATCGCGCGAAACAGGCCAATCGCACGAAGAAGATCTTCGTGGGCGGTGTCAGTCAGGACACGAGCAGCGACGAGGTCAAGGCCTACTTCAATCAATTCGGCAAGGTGGAGGAGACAGTGATGCTGATGGATCAGCAAACGAAGCGCCACCGCGGCTTCGGCTTCGTCACATTCGAGAATGAAGATGTGGTGGACCGGGTGTGCGAGATACACTTCCACACGATCAAGAACAAGAAGGTCGAGTGCAAGAAAGCTCAGCCGAAGGAGGCGGTGCAGCCGGGCGCGCTCGCCCTCGGCAAGCGGGTAGTGCTCGGGGCGCTGGGCGTGCGGCTGGCGCCGCAACCGCCGTTGCCGGTCGCGGCGGCGGCCTCGCAGCTGGTGGCCGCGCAAGCACAGGCGGCGCAGGTGCAGGCtgccgcggcggcggcggcggcgcagGTGCAAAACGCAGTGGCGGGTTACGGCAAACTCTTCGCAGCGACCGGCGGCTATCCCGCACTCTCGGCGTATCGATACGCGCCCTATCCGATACCGGCGGCGATGGCGGCTGccgcggcggcagcggcgccGACCGGCCCGACGGCACAGGCGCCGGCACCCGGTGCGGCCGCGGCCGCGGCCGCCGCCGCGGCAGCGGCGTCGTCGCCTGCCgcggccgccgccgctgccgcggCGCCTGGCAATCCCTATCAGGGCTACTCGCTCACCAACGTCGACATGTCGAGCTTCCAGGGCGTCGACTGGGGTTCCATGTACGGGATGGGAATGTACGTTTAA